The Pelodiscus sinensis isolate JC-2024 chromosome 6, ASM4963464v1, whole genome shotgun sequence sequence AGAACAGCTAAGTTTCAGAGTGAGGGAGTAAGTTTTGTTTTAGTTTCACTACGCTGATCTCAGGAACCAAGTGTGTGCGGATCTAGACACTGTATGTGCACTGCACCTGTTGTAACCACATTATGCTGTCATCAGCTATCTCTAAGAAGTATTCAGTCATAGCGAATGTTGGCTCTGTGGTACAAACTATTGAAGATGAGAGGAAATTGAGTATAttgtgcaaaaagcttctttGACACACTTTACTAAATTCTAAACAATATTCCTTGCTTTTACAGCCACAGAATGATTACATAGAGTTACACCGCAAGCGATACGGTTATCGCTTGGATTACCAtgagaagaagaggaagaaggagggccGTGAGGCTCATGAACGGTCAAAGAAGGCCAAGAAATTGATTGGGTTGAAGGCCAAACTCTACCATAAGCAGCGCCATGCTGAGAAGATACAAATGAAAAAGACGTGAGTATCCATGTTTTCATTGATATTGTTGAAATCTCATGATAGCTCAAGGTTGTGACTTAGAGTAGTTGATGTAGTTATGAAATGTTAAGCTACGATCCGTAGAGGAGGCCCATTTAAATTATGCACTACAGCTTCAAAAATGCATATTTACAGGAACAAAATTGTTCTGTGccataattaaaatatttctccTTGCTCTCCCGTCTATTCAATGCTAGCAGTGGACCTAGTATCTAGCACTAGCACTACCAATAATGAACATTAAACACTGGAACTGCTTCTAACATCATTATTAAGTAATGGGTTAGGGCCTTTCCATGACTCTCCTATTTATTCAGATATTTTTCTGCCTTCTTTAAATGTATCAGAAGTGGTGCAACACTTAAGATCTTAAATTACTGTACTAATCTGTAAAGTTAAAATCATACTTGTATTTGACATTTTTACCCACAACTTATAACTGAATTAATTAGAGGAAAagtttattcagctctggtgttCACAACCCTGTTTGAGAGGTTATTAGGTGGGAAGTCATGAGctgtcagcctccaccccaaaccTCATTTCACCTCCAGCATTTTTAATagtgatattttttttttaaagtttaaaaaaagtttgagtgGATGCACTTAGACTTGCTATGCAAAAGGGGTCACCAACACCCTTTGAGGACCACTGATTTAGCATATCCCTtttaggatgtaaaatcctgttttaatTGGTTAGCTAATTAATTGTGGTGGTTAACTTATTAAAGGGGGTGGGCTGGCTGGAGTGGGTCCCTTCACCCTTTTCCCCATCACAGGCAGGAGCTGTTCCTGCACTAACTACCAGTTAACTTTTCAGTCACATCACTAGGCCCTTTCACAGCATTTTGTACAGTCAGTTTTGGTCCTAAATCCTGGAGTTGAAAAGTTGTTACATCTTTAAAAGAGAGCTTCTGAGCATACCTAGGGCTTATATTGAAAGTTAAGTGTGATATGGCCTTCTAGCTTTAGATGTTTTTCGTACAGCATCAGGATGTTTTTCTGAATACTTTTTGGTTTTCCTTCTAGGATTAAGATGCATGAAAAAAGAAACACCAAGCAAAAGAATGATGAGAAAACCCCAGAAGGAGCTGTACCAGCATACCTGCTGGATAGAGAGGGCCAGTCCCGGGCGAAAGTTCTCTCCAACATGATCAAACAGAAACGAAAAGAAAAAGCTGTATGTAACAACAGAAGAAATACAGATAATTTCTGTTCCTGGGGTTTGTTTAATAACCATTCACTTGCAATCAGGAGGCAGTCTGAATAGTTGTGCAGGTTTGATTGGCATAAGGGATATTACCGGTAACTGGTAAGCATGAGGTTTACTGGTATGTTAACTGTTTAACTAGTCTTTGCTGGTTAACTCAGGCAGTGGCCAGCCGTGCCGCGCTGGCCAAAGCAGCCACAGCTATGGTGGAACCTCATGGCCATAGCGGGGATAGGTGGTGAAACTTGGTTAAAatgattaaccagttaagcacTATTAGCTAACGGTTTTAACATCCGTAATTGGCATGttaagctttcttttttttttcccagtaaAACTCAGTATATTTGTGCCTGCAAAAACTCTTAATGGTGGAGAATGTCAGAAAAATAGCTAACAAGCATATACAGTAACTTTCATGACATTTAGCAACAGTGTCAAATCATCCTAGACCCCAATAGAATATGGGGAGGGAAAAATCAATcgctttttttaaaatgccagaaAAGGAGCTAAATATATATTGACTGATATAAAGAATTCAAATGTTTGAGACAATAGTGTTCCTTATGCTAATTGTCCTACTTTATCAGAATGACATGTCTTTTTATAAATGTTTTTAATACAATAATATTTAAGAATTGCTACACCTTGGTTATATAAAAGGAGGAATTataatttcccttttttattcttTGATATCTCTTCCCTTCCATGTACTAACACTTTAGTAATACTACTGGCTCTTCTTTGTAGGGGAAATGGGAAGTTCCTGTGCCAAAAGTCCGTGCACAAGGAGAAACTGAAGTTTTAAAGGTCATCCGTAcaggaaagagaaagaagaagGCCTGGAAGAGGATGGTTACCAAAGTCTGCTTTGTTGGGGATGGCTTTACTCGAAAACCTCCTAAATATGAACGATTTATTCGACCGATGGTAAATTACTTGTGTAAAGATATGGTATAAGCATTGAATTGGTACATAATATTTGTTAAGTGACTCTTCCCAGTGAGGAAATGTACTTTGCTAATTAGTTTAGATTTTACCACTTATTTTTAGTAAGGTCGCAAGTGTATGGCAATCAGGAATTCATGGAAGCCTGATACCCCAGCACTAACGGCCAATCCCCAGAGCTAGGACTGACAGCTAGAGCAGAGGGCAGGTGCCTGAAAGCAAGAGCCCTGTTTCTCAGCACTCACCCTGCGGCACAGGGGTAACAGCCCAAGCATGCTGCCAAAGTCCTGAAATCATGGAGGTCATGGATTGTGTGACAAACTGATAATCTCCACGCTAAGGCTGAAACTGTTGTAAGGTAGCCACATTTCTAGTGGTTTCCTCGTAAAAGCCTAAATTATAGAAATATgtggctggaagggaccttgtaaGGTATTCTAGTCCAGACTCTTGCGTGGAGGCAAGACCAAGTAAATCTAGATTATCCTCGAGAGGTATTTGTCTAACCAACTGAAATCTGATGTATGAGGAGACCCCCGGAGTTCTTTCAGGAGAGGCAGTGACCCAGCTGATAGGGCACGGGTCTGAGATTCAGTGCTTGGGTTCTATTTCCAGCTCTACCACTGGCATGCTAggtaactttgggcaagtcactgcatCTCTCAGTTCCTCAGATTCCTTCAGTAAATGTTAATTTTACTTGTCTCCCTGGAAGAGTATTTTGTGAAGTCTGGATGGAAGAGTGTTCTGTaaaactctcaggctacgtctacactgacatgatcttgcacaaaatctctttagcgcaagagttattgcgttaaagtagttgtgcaagagcgtctacactggcatgtgcttttgtgcaacagatgtgcttttgcgcaagagcatccatgccagtgtagatactctcttgtgcaagaaagctctgatggctattttaaccatgaaattcatgttgcctggctacactggcctcttgcgcaagaacagttgtgcaaaagggcttaagcgggagcatcatagttcttgcgcaagcagccctgatttcatacagtagaacgtcagttaacttgcacaagaacacacggccagcaagtttttgcgcaagagcggcactttggcacaagatcgcgccagtgtaaaGACAGCCTCAGATTTATAATCCCGCAGTAGGTGAGACGGGAAGAATGGCTGTTTTAGGTTTTACAAGGGACACTTAGAAACTAAGAACTTGAGCCTAAAAATAATGTGAAATACTTGACTATTAGCTCCTGATTTCTTCAGCATATAGAAAACTGCAACAGCAAGTATCCTTCTTTCCATACTAATTCTACAGTGATACATACTGAAAATGAACAAATCTGAATAGTATCTAAAGAATTTAATCAAGCTGATCTTTTCAGTGTTGAATAAATCTGACAACTTACAATAGAcagctgatttaaaaaacaacaaccaccaAATCACTTCAATAATTCCTTTAACTAAAGAAAAT is a genomic window containing:
- the NSA2 gene encoding ribosome biogenesis protein NSA2 homolog, translating into MPQNDYIELHRKRYGYRLDYHEKKRKKEGREAHERSKKAKKLIGLKAKLYHKQRHAEKIQMKKTIKMHEKRNTKQKNDEKTPEGAVPAYLLDREGQSRAKVLSNMIKQKRKEKAGKWEVPVPKVRAQGETEVLKVIRTGKRKKKAWKRMVTKVCFVGDGFTRKPPKYERFIRPMGLRFKKAHVTHPELKATFCLPILGVKKNPSSPLYTTLGVITKGTVIEVNVSELGLVTQGGKVIWGKYAQVTNNPENDGCINAVLLV